From a single Geminocystis sp. M7585_C2015_104 genomic region:
- a CDS encoding DUF2330 domain-containing protein, giving the protein MKKILLTVAILLAVCLSFPQQVWAFCGFYVAKADTKLYNQASQVIIARKGDRTVLTMANDYQGDVKDFAVVVPIPVSVTKDQVNVGNPKILERLDAFSAPRLVEYYDYDPCAPPLPIYRTQQEAPNVAGGGRRGAMSDQALGVTVESKFTVGEYDIVVLSAKESQGLETWLIQNGYKIPRGAKELLAPYIRQKMKFFVARVNLEEYEKGGYVNLRPLQVAYEYPKFMLPIRLGMINSKKEQDLIIYLLSDTGQTELTNYRTVKIPSNVDVPEFVEKQFGDFYKAMFTRSYEREGKRVAFLEYAWNMGWCDPCAAEPLTPDELRQAGVFWYDPNRPSDVFITRLHVRYERAHFPEDLRFQNTPNQELFQGRYVIRHPFRGPISCEAGKDYLRKTRQRQEKEAQTLAILTGWDINKIRRQIDFVNVHVKIEETPWWRRLWPERNR; this is encoded by the coding sequence ATGAAAAAAATTCTATTAACAGTGGCAATATTACTAGCAGTTTGTCTTAGTTTCCCCCAACAGGTATGGGCCTTTTGTGGTTTCTACGTAGCAAAAGCTGATACTAAACTATACAACCAAGCCTCTCAGGTAATTATTGCCCGCAAAGGCGATCGCACAGTTTTAACCATGGCCAATGACTACCAGGGAGATGTCAAAGACTTTGCCGTGGTAGTACCAATACCAGTCTCTGTAACCAAAGATCAAGTCAATGTGGGCAATCCCAAAATCCTAGAAAGACTGGACGCCTTTAGTGCCCCCAGATTGGTAGAATACTACGACTATGACCCCTGTGCCCCCCCATTGCCAATATATAGAACACAACAAGAAGCCCCAAATGTGGCAGGAGGGGGAAGAAGAGGGGCAATGAGTGACCAGGCCCTTGGTGTTACAGTAGAAAGTAAGTTCACTGTGGGAGAATACGACATAGTTGTCCTCAGCGCCAAAGAATCCCAGGGATTAGAAACCTGGCTTATCCAAAACGGCTATAAAATCCCTAGAGGCGCCAAGGAATTGTTAGCCCCCTATATCCGTCAGAAAATGAAATTCTTTGTGGCTAGGGTAAATCTAGAGGAATATGAAAAAGGCGGCTATGTTAACCTGCGCCCCCTACAGGTAGCCTATGAATACCCCAAATTCATGCTACCTATCCGCCTGGGGATGATTAACAGCAAAAAAGAACAGGATTTGATCATCTACCTCCTCTCAGACACCGGGCAAACGGAATTAACCAACTATCGCACTGTCAAAATCCCCTCTAATGTAGATGTGCCGGAATTCGTGGAAAAACAGTTTGGGGATTTCTATAAGGCCATGTTTACCCGTAGTTATGAGCGGGAAGGGAAGAGAGTAGCCTTTTTGGAATATGCTTGGAACATGGGATGGTGTGACCCCTGTGCCGCCGAGCCCCTCACCCCTGACGAGTTGAGACAAGCCGGCGTCTTCTGGTATGACCCTAATCGCCCCAGTGATGTATTTATAACGAGATTACATGTAAGATACGAAAGAGCTCATTTCCCAGAGGATCTGAGATTTCAAAACACCCCAAATCAGGAACTATTCCAAGGCCGTTATGTCATCCGCCACCCCTTCCGAGGCCCCATCTCCTGTGAGGCGGGCAAAGACTATCTCCGTAAAACTCGGCAGCGACAAGAAAAAGAAGCCCAAACCCTAGCAATTCTCACTGGTTGGGACATAAACAAAATCAGACGGCAAATCGACTTCGTAAACGTCCATGTGAAAATCGAAGAAACTCCCTGGTGGCGCAGACTTTGGCCAGAG
- a CDS encoding RnfABCDGE type electron transport complex subunit D, whose protein sequence is MKLKLFVDPRDYQICFLILFLLLGIFNRDWHLSCSHFISIILSCLLTQFIAENIANIREIFSFFSLKICHYNQDFNWKITGLKSALTTSLGLSLLIRSNGVFPLVVAGVTAIASKFIFSVGKKHFFNPGNFGIISALALTHNAWVSPGQWGHEWFYLALFICTGALVLNKVGRWETTGAFLITYILLSCMYNCYLGWEWDVVWHQLGTGSLLVFAFFMISDPRSIPDSKIGRTIWSILVATLAFVLGSLFYVYNAIFISLFVLSPLTVLLDKIWEGQRFYWPIPQVQSEHKLSVANGGQA, encoded by the coding sequence ATGAAGTTAAAACTGTTTGTCGACCCTCGAGACTATCAAATTTGTTTTCTCATCCTCTTTCTTTTACTGGGTATATTCAACCGGGATTGGCATCTCTCTTGTTCTCATTTTATTTCTATTATACTCTCCTGTTTATTGACGCAATTTATAGCGGAAAATATAGCCAATATAAGAGAAATATTTAGCTTTTTTTCTTTGAAAATTTGCCATTACAACCAAGATTTTAATTGGAAAATAACGGGATTAAAAAGTGCCCTGACAACCAGCCTAGGTCTGTCACTTTTAATAAGGTCAAATGGGGTTTTTCCCCTGGTAGTTGCAGGGGTGACTGCTATAGCATCAAAATTCATTTTTTCTGTGGGCAAGAAGCACTTTTTTAATCCTGGCAATTTTGGGATTATTTCCGCCTTGGCTCTTACCCATAACGCTTGGGTATCACCTGGACAGTGGGGGCACGAGTGGTTTTATTTAGCCCTGTTTATATGCACTGGCGCCTTGGTTCTAAACAAGGTAGGGCGCTGGGAAACTACCGGTGCTTTCCTGATAACCTACATCCTCTTGTCCTGTATGTATAACTGTTATTTGGGATGGGAATGGGATGTGGTTTGGCATCAACTAGGCACAGGAAGTCTACTGGTTTTTGCCTTCTTTATGATTAGTGATCCCCGCTCAATTCCCGACAGTAAAATAGGAAGGACAATCTGGTCAATTCTCGTGGCCACCCTAGCATTTGTCCTGGGAAGTCTCTTCTATGTTTACAATGCCATTTTCATATCCCTATTTGTCCTGTCTCCCCTTACTGTTTTGTTAGACAAAATCTGGGAAGGTCAACGATTTTACTGGCCTATTCCCCAAGTACAGTCAGAACATAAATTGAGTGTTGCAAATGGAGGCCAGGCATGA
- a CDS encoding phycobilisome rod-core linker polypeptide, translating to MAIPLLEYAPRTQNSRVPGYEVGGDEQPRIYNAENIYSPSEWDELIEAAYRQIFFHAFKWDREPFLESQLRNRQITVRDFIRGLLLSKTFKNSFYDKNSNYRFVEQCIQRVLGRDPYSEREKIAWSIVVATKGIKGFVDELLNSDEYLENFGYDTVPYQRRRVLPGRDRGEIPFNIKSPRYDAYYRAILGFPQIIWQNEVRRYTPQDRKPRAGDPALYLNMARSINPKPAPIPRVSAQNISLDKVPYRGKK from the coding sequence TTGGCTATTCCTCTATTAGAATATGCACCCCGCACCCAGAATAGCCGTGTGCCTGGGTATGAGGTGGGCGGAGACGAGCAGCCCAGAATTTACAACGCGGAGAACATATACAGCCCCTCTGAGTGGGATGAGTTGATAGAGGCGGCCTATCGTCAGATTTTCTTCCACGCCTTCAAATGGGATCGTGAGCCCTTCTTAGAATCCCAGTTGCGCAACAGACAAATCACTGTGCGTGATTTTATCCGTGGCCTACTATTATCAAAAACCTTTAAGAATAGCTTTTACGACAAAAATAGCAACTATCGTTTTGTAGAACAGTGTATTCAAAGGGTTTTGGGGCGTGATCCCTACAGCGAAAGGGAGAAAATTGCCTGGTCTATTGTGGTGGCCACCAAGGGGATTAAGGGCTTTGTGGACGAATTGCTCAACAGCGACGAGTATCTAGAAAACTTCGGCTACGATACCGTCCCCTATCAACGTCGTCGGGTACTACCTGGGCGTGACAGGGGTGAGATTCCCTTTAACATCAAGTCCCCTCGTTACGATGCCTACTATCGTGCCATTTTGGGCTTCCCACAAATCATCTGGCAAAACGAAGTCCGTCGTTATACACCCCAAGACAGAAAACCCAGGGCTGGCGACCCTGCACTATACTTGAACATGGCACGTAGTATCAATCCTAAACCAGCCCCTATACCCCGTGTCTCTGCCCAAAATATCAGTCTAGACAAAGTGCCCTATCGCGGCAAAAAATAA
- a CDS encoding aminotransferase class V-fold PLP-dependent enzyme has protein sequence MTVKKPIYLDNHATTKPDPRVIEATLPFLTDYFGNPASVGHLYGWEAEAGVKKARQIIAQAINAQEEEIIFTSGATEANNLAIKGVAEAYFQKGRHIVTVSTEHNAVLEPCQYLQKLGFEVTYLPVKKNGLLDLDLLADSIRTDTILVSVMTANNEIGVIQDIEKIGAICRERGVIFHTDAAQAIGKVPLDVEKMNIDLMSLTAHKIHGIKGIGALYVRSRNPRVKLAPQIHGGGQERGLRSGTLSPPLIVSFGETIRIALQEMPRENERQRQLRDYLWHKLSQLDGIRLNGDLQQRLPGNLNVSIEGVNGPALLLALNSKIAISSGAACSSGNPKPSHVLKALGHSDQLAKASLRFGLGRFTTQEEIEEAAEFVLETIKILRRQKIAPHQ, from the coding sequence ATGACGGTGAAAAAGCCAATATATCTAGACAATCATGCTACCACTAAACCTGATCCACGGGTAATTGAAGCCACTTTGCCCTTTTTGACGGACTATTTTGGCAATCCCGCCAGTGTGGGGCATCTTTACGGCTGGGAAGCAGAAGCCGGCGTTAAAAAGGCGCGTCAGATTATTGCCCAAGCCATCAATGCCCAGGAGGAGGAAATTATCTTCACCAGTGGCGCCACGGAAGCCAACAATTTGGCCATAAAGGGAGTGGCGGAAGCCTATTTTCAAAAAGGCCGACATATCGTCACCGTCTCCACTGAGCATAATGCCGTCCTGGAGCCCTGTCAATACCTCCAAAAACTGGGGTTCGAGGTGACCTATCTCCCCGTCAAGAAAAATGGCCTGTTAGACTTGGATTTATTGGCAGATAGTATCCGTACTGACACCATCCTGGTCTCCGTGATGACAGCTAATAATGAGATAGGTGTCATCCAGGACATAGAGAAAATAGGGGCCATCTGTAGAGAAAGGGGGGTCATTTTCCACACCGATGCCGCCCAGGCAATAGGCAAAGTCCCCCTGGATGTAGAGAAGATGAATATAGACTTGATGTCTCTCACTGCCCACAAGATTCACGGCATCAAAGGAATAGGGGCACTGTATGTACGCTCCCGTAATCCCCGGGTAAAGCTGGCTCCCCAAATCCATGGTGGGGGGCAAGAAAGGGGTTTACGCTCTGGTACCCTGTCTCCCCCCCTAATCGTTAGCTTTGGGGAAACTATTAGAATTGCCCTCCAGGAGATGCCCCGGGAAAATGAGCGTCAACGGCAATTACGAGACTATCTGTGGCACAAACTCAGTCAACTGGACGGTATCCGCCTCAATGGTGATCTCCAGCAACGACTCCCCGGCAACTTGAATGTGAGCATAGAGGGAGTAAATGGCCCAGCTTTACTGCTGGCCCTAAACTCCAAAATAGCTATCTCTTCCGGCGCCGCCTGTTCCTCCGGTAACCCCAAACCCTCCCATGTGTTGAAGGCATTAGGGCACTCTGACCAGTTGGCCAAGGCTTCTCTGCGTTTTGGCCTCGGCCGTTTTACCACCCAGGAAGAAATCGAAGAAGCCGCCGAGTTTGTCCTGGAAACCATCAAAATCCTCCGACGACAAAAAATAGCTCCCCACCAATAA
- a CDS encoding heme oxygenase (biliverdin-producing) has translation MSVNLATMLREGTKKSHTMAENMGFIKCFLKGVVEKNSYRKLVANLYFVYGAMEEEMEKLQNHPIVGKIYFPELNRQPSLAKDLQYYYGSNWKNEIQLSPAGQNYVNRIREIAAHSPELFVAHSYTRYLGDLSGGQILKTIAQKAMNLNGQGTAFYEFEQISDEKAFKNKYRQALNQLPVDLATAQRIVDEANYAFKLNMDMFKELEGNLILAIGKMLFNTLTSRRSRGSTETKEGELATAE, from the coding sequence ATGAGCGTGAATCTAGCCACGATGTTGAGGGAAGGGACCAAGAAATCCCATACTATGGCCGAGAATATGGGGTTTATTAAATGCTTTCTTAAGGGGGTTGTTGAAAAAAATTCCTATCGCAAGCTGGTAGCTAATTTATACTTTGTCTACGGGGCAATGGAAGAGGAAATGGAAAAACTACAAAACCACCCTATAGTAGGCAAAATATACTTCCCCGAATTGAATCGACAACCCAGTTTGGCTAAAGACCTACAATACTACTACGGCAGTAATTGGAAAAACGAAATCCAACTAAGCCCGGCAGGACAAAATTATGTAAACCGGATTCGGGAAATTGCCGCCCACAGCCCAGAATTGTTTGTGGCCCACTCTTACACTCGTTATCTGGGGGACTTATCTGGAGGTCAAATCCTTAAAACCATTGCCCAAAAAGCCATGAATTTGAATGGCCAGGGCACTGCTTTTTACGAATTCGAGCAAATTAGTGATGAGAAGGCCTTTAAAAACAAATATCGTCAAGCCCTCAACCAATTGCCCGTAGACTTGGCCACCGCCCAGAGGATTGTAGACGAGGCTAACTATGCCTTCAAACTCAACATGGACATGTTCAAAGAATTAGAGGGGAATCTCATCCTTGCCATTGGCAAAATGTTGTTTAACACCCTTACTTCCCGTCGCAGTCGTGGCAGCACAGAAACCAAAGAGGGGGAATTAGCTACTGCCGAATAG
- a CDS encoding alpha/beta hydrolase has protein sequence MELEFLSSQPSSGQPPELVFVLLHGWGANYRDLMALTPMLNLPSCLFLFPNAPFPHPHVPSGRAWYALENDNQGLEESAQTLYRWLLSLEDTTGVPLSKTFLGGFSQGGAMSLDVGLQLPLAGVVCLSGYLHFQPTSDRHPFPPVLICHGTLDNIVPISAARVAKENLERVGVSVQYHEFDIGHEIIPAEADLVHDFVLQQLKKS, from the coding sequence ATGGAACTGGAATTCCTCTCCTCTCAGCCCAGTAGTGGACAACCGCCGGAGTTGGTTTTCGTCTTGCTACATGGTTGGGGCGCCAATTACCGTGACTTAATGGCCCTTACCCCCATGCTCAATCTCCCCTCCTGTCTTTTCCTCTTCCCCAATGCCCCCTTCCCCCACCCCCATGTGCCCAGCGGCAGGGCCTGGTATGCCCTGGAAAACGACAATCAGGGATTAGAAGAAAGTGCCCAAACCCTTTACCGCTGGCTGTTGTCCCTGGAAGATACTACCGGGGTGCCCTTGAGCAAAACTTTTTTAGGGGGATTCTCCCAGGGAGGAGCTATGAGTTTGGACGTGGGCCTGCAGTTGCCCCTAGCCGGCGTTGTCTGTCTCAGCGGTTACCTCCACTTCCAGCCTACCAGTGATCGTCATCCCTTCCCCCCTGTCCTAATCTGCCATGGCACCCTCGACAACATCGTGCCTATCTCCGCTGCCCGGGTGGCCAAGGAGAATCTAGAAAGGGTGGGAGTTTCCGTCCAATACCATGAATTTGACATCGGCCATGAAATCATCCCCGCTGAGGCCGATTTAGTCCATGATTTTGTCCTCCAGCAACTTAAAAAATCTTAA
- the kaiC gene encoding circadian clock protein KaiC produces the protein MSPEAERDIDAIEKLETGIPGFDFLAEGGLPKGRATLVSGTAGSAKTVFACQFLVEGIKRGENGVFVTFEESPKAIRSNMKGFGWNIREWEEKGQWAFVDASPQPGEAPMVSGKYDLGALIARIEYAIRKHSAKRISLDSLGAIFTHLNDSAQVRSDLFRLASALRELGVTAVMTAERTEEYGEISRYGVEEFVADNVVILRNVLSDEKRRRTIEILKYRGTDHQKGEYPFTIVKGKGIVIIPLSAIELEQRSSNIRITSGNKELDRMCGGGFFRDSIILVSGATGTGKTLMVTEFMAGGVRNNERCLIFAFEESREQLFRNAIGWGVDFEQMEKEGKLKVVCRYPEATGLENHLINMKEIIEEFKPNRVAVDSLSALERVSTLKGFREFIIGLTSFIKQKEIGGLFTATTPTLLGGTSITEAHISTITDSIILLRYVEMYGEMRRGITVLKMRGSMHDKDIREFTIDNKGMHIGAPFRNVTGILSGTPVYATQSEVERLSSLFEE, from the coding sequence ATGAGTCCAGAAGCAGAACGCGATATAGACGCCATTGAGAAACTAGAAACAGGAATACCGGGATTTGATTTTCTGGCAGAGGGTGGACTGCCAAAAGGCCGCGCTACACTCGTTTCAGGTACAGCTGGCAGTGCTAAGACGGTTTTTGCTTGTCAGTTCTTAGTAGAGGGTATTAAAAGGGGAGAAAATGGAGTTTTTGTCACCTTTGAAGAATCCCCCAAGGCCATCCGCAGCAACATGAAGGGGTTTGGCTGGAACATCAGAGAATGGGAAGAGAAAGGCCAATGGGCTTTTGTGGATGCTTCTCCCCAACCGGGAGAGGCTCCCATGGTGAGCGGTAAATATGACCTGGGGGCCCTAATTGCCCGTATTGAGTATGCTATCCGCAAACATTCTGCTAAACGAATCTCCCTTGACTCCTTGGGTGCCATTTTTACCCACCTCAACGACAGTGCCCAGGTGCGGAGTGACTTATTCCGTCTGGCCTCTGCTTTGAGGGAGTTGGGCGTCACTGCCGTAATGACTGCTGAAAGAACCGAAGAATACGGGGAAATCAGCCGTTACGGCGTGGAGGAATTTGTAGCCGACAATGTGGTTATCCTCCGCAACGTACTCAGTGATGAGAAACGTCGTCGGACGATTGAAATACTGAAGTATAGAGGGACAGACCACCAAAAGGGAGAATATCCCTTCACCATCGTTAAGGGCAAGGGGATTGTTATTATACCTCTGTCGGCCATAGAATTAGAACAAAGATCCTCCAATATCCGCATCACCTCGGGCAACAAGGAATTGGATCGGATGTGCGGTGGGGGCTTCTTCCGCGACTCCATCATCCTGGTGTCAGGGGCAACCGGCACTGGCAAAACCCTAATGGTGACAGAATTTATGGCCGGGGGGGTGCGCAACAACGAACGTTGTCTCATTTTTGCCTTCGAGGAAAGCAGGGAACAACTCTTCCGCAATGCCATCGGTTGGGGAGTAGACTTTGAACAAATGGAAAAAGAAGGCAAATTGAAGGTGGTTTGTCGTTACCCCGAGGCAACCGGCTTGGAAAACCACCTCATCAATATGAAGGAAATTATCGAGGAATTCAAACCCAACCGGGTGGCAGTGGACAGTCTCTCCGCTTTGGAAAGGGTTTCTACCCTCAAAGGCTTCCGGGAGTTTATAATCGGTTTGACCTCTTTCATAAAACAAAAAGAAATCGGCGGCCTGTTTACGGCTACCACCCCCACCCTCCTAGGGGGCACTTCCATCACCGAAGCCCACATCTCTACCATCACCGACTCTATTATCCTCCTCCGTTACGTGGAGATGTATGGGGAAATGCGTCGCGGCATAACCGTCCTAAAGATGCGCGGGTCAATGCACGACAAGGATATCCGCGAATTTACCATTGACAACAAGGGCATGCATATAGGGGCTCCCTTCCGCAATGTGACGGGGATTCTCTCTGGCACCCCTGTATATGCTACCCAGTCCGAGGTGGAACGTTTGAGCAGTCTATTTGAGGAATAA
- a CDS encoding amidohydrolase, with protein sequence MTQTIPKPVHFKVRPAIAQLQPELVQWRRYLHQYPELGFREVGTARFISEKLSSWGIRHQTGIATTGIVALVESTPPPETDKVLAIRADMDALPLEEENMVCYRSKHRGIMHACGHDGHTAIALGIARYLAENRDQWSGRVKIIFQPAEEGPGGAKPMIEEGVLSNPPVSAIIGLHLWNNLPVGTIGVREGALMAAVECFDCTIFGRGGHGAMPEQTIDAVVVGAQIVNALQTIVARNVSPLDSVVVTAGEFHAGSARNIIADTATIRGTVRYFNPQMEGFVRRRIEEVVAGVCHSQGAKYKLDYWQLYPPVINHPEITRLVKEVAEAVVETPLGIVPECQTMGGEDMSFFLQQVPGCYFFLGAANPKKGLNYPHHHPRFDFDETVLSVGVEIFARCVEKFFS encoded by the coding sequence ATGACTCAGACTATACCTAAACCAGTTCATTTTAAAGTGCGCCCCGCCATTGCCCAACTACAACCGGAACTAGTACAATGGCGTCGCTATCTGCACCAGTATCCCGAGTTAGGATTTAGGGAGGTGGGTACTGCCAGGTTTATAAGTGAGAAACTTTCTAGTTGGGGGATAAGGCATCAAACAGGGATTGCTACCACCGGCATAGTTGCCCTCGTTGAGAGTACACCCCCCCCAGAAACAGATAAGGTGTTAGCCATTCGTGCCGACATGGATGCCCTCCCTCTGGAGGAAGAGAATATGGTGTGCTACCGCTCTAAGCACAGGGGTATTATGCACGCCTGTGGTCATGACGGCCATACGGCCATAGCCCTAGGAATAGCCCGTTATTTAGCCGAAAACCGGGACCAGTGGAGTGGAAGGGTAAAAATAATTTTTCAGCCGGCAGAAGAGGGACCAGGGGGCGCTAAACCCATGATTGAAGAGGGGGTGCTATCAAATCCACCTGTTTCTGCCATTATCGGTCTACACCTGTGGAATAACCTACCAGTGGGCACCATTGGCGTGAGGGAAGGGGCGTTGATGGCGGCGGTGGAATGCTTTGACTGTACCATTTTCGGCAGAGGTGGCCATGGGGCGATGCCAGAACAAACCATTGATGCAGTGGTGGTAGGAGCCCAGATAGTCAATGCCCTGCAGACAATTGTGGCCAGAAATGTCTCTCCCTTGGACAGCGTGGTGGTGACGGCAGGGGAGTTTCATGCCGGCAGTGCCCGTAATATTATTGCTGATACTGCTACCATAAGAGGTACTGTTCGTTATTTCAACCCCCAAATGGAAGGGTTTGTGCGGAGAAGGATTGAGGAAGTGGTAGCAGGGGTATGTCACAGTCAGGGGGCAAAATATAAGTTGGACTACTGGCAATTGTACCCCCCTGTTATCAACCATCCGGAAATTACCCGGTTGGTGAAGGAAGTGGCAGAGGCGGTGGTGGAGACGCCATTGGGGATTGTGCCAGAATGTCAAACCATGGGAGGGGAAGACATGTCCTTTTTCTTACAACAAGTACCAGGTTGTTATTTCTTCTTGGGTGCGGCTAATCCCAAGAAAGGTTTGAATTATCCCCACCACCATCCCCGGTTTGACTTTGACGAGACGGTGTTATCGGTGGGGGTGGAAATCTTCGCCCGTTGTGTGGAAAAATTCTTCTCTTGA